The proteins below are encoded in one region of Engraulis encrasicolus isolate BLACKSEA-1 chromosome 1, IST_EnEncr_1.0, whole genome shotgun sequence:
- the mrpl4 gene encoding large ribosomal subunit protein uL4m, with protein MLRMTLVKCGRNVAQRFMSSAGGESALPSNLRIPTNLVDVPRSKRALPSNEDLPVLRRCEEDIATHLSPKQTWVESLASRDFKPIGLVDLHPDVFAVQARIDILHEVETWQRNFKRISYAKTKIRSEVRGGGRKPWNQKGGGRARHGSIRSPIWRGGGVVHGPRGPTSYYYMLPMKVRVQGLKIALSSKLTQDYLRIVDNLEIPTPDPQYLVDLAAHRHWGDSVLIVDVCEELPENIKQATATLKKISVIPAVGINVHSMLKHETLVLTLEAVKFLEKKLLWHDLRYSPIYPFKLPYSDLP; from the exons ATGTTACGTATGACACTCGTCAAATGTGGGAGAAACGTAGCGCAGCGA TTCATGTCATCGGCTGGTGGGGAAAGTGCACTGCCATCCAATCTACGAATCCCAACAAACCTCGTCGATGTTCCTCGCTCCA AGCGAGCCCTTCCATCAAATGAAGATCTGCCAGTATTGCGCAGGTGTGAGGAGGACATTGCTACACATCTGTCTCCCAAACAGACTTGGGTGGAATCACTAGCAAGTCGCGACTTTAAACCAATAGGTCTTGTGGACCTGCACCCTGACGTATTTGCTGTTCAGGCCAG AATCGACATCCTTCACGAAGTGGAAACCTGGCAGAGAAATTTCAAAAGAATT AGCTATGCCAAAACGAAAATCCGAAGTGAGGTTCGCGGTGGAGGCCGGAAACCGTGGAACCAGAAGGGCGGTGGACGAGCCCGACATGGCAGCATCAGATCACCTATCTGGAGAGGAG GTGGTGTGGTGCACGGCCCGAGGGGACCCACAAGCTACTACTACATGCTACCCATGAAAGTCCGCGTGCAGGGACTGAAGATTGCACTCAGCTCCAAACTCACACAG GATTACCTGCGGATTGTTGATAACCTGGAGATTCCCACCCCAGACCCTCAATATCTGGTGGACCTTGCGGCACACAGACACTGGGGTGATTCGGTCTTAATTGTAGATGT TTGTGAAGAACTTCCAGAAAACATAAAGCAGGCTACAGCCACCCTGAAAAAGATCAGTGTCATTCCAGCTGTTG GCATCAATGTCCACAGTATGCTGAAACATGAAACCCTGGTCCTCACGCTGGAAGCAGTAAAGTTTCTGGAAAAGAAACTGCTCTGGCACGACCTGCGCTACTCTCCCATCTATCCCTTCAAGCTCCCGTACTCAGACCTTCCATGA